One window of Paenibacillus albicereus genomic DNA carries:
- a CDS encoding esterase/lipase family protein, translated as MSIRRLSASVRSKAPLASAAALLALSVLLAAPVHAAPPAPQLHLENAAGQAGNWYTGAVPPQASTKPVLLFVQGLHSTVDRWTLEDSYYEAAYNAGYRTAFVQLKDADGDGGSMWTNGALLASVIRKVAAYYNVPKLNVIAHSKGGIDTQAALVHYGAAPYVNVVHQLSTPNLGSELADMAYGSWTSWLGSILGQQDDAVYSLQTSYMAGFRSQTDTRPEVQSTRTYMSGGMGDDGVFTSYWFAHAVLPGEDDGAVSLYSALGLPYGIQSFTKNISHSAMARASQTWSLVRPKLALPTASLAGGLQASGGAAAAVGSEAMPEAAEAQAAAQTEAQAEAQAEAQAAAQAEAQAAAQAAAQAETQAAAQAAASRQPAAAEQAGLILRGGPLDGAAEAFFPLESGLASMSIEVMTAQAGSTALLLSPSGQLHAAEAAPAESAAADVFAGAVRRVFRVEKPEPGEWKLQLGGSGDAYFALARLDGPSGMRVAAPKKLYRPGEPFALSVDLGKPVQGLVKQPSLTRSIPGRSAASLRTLPDATVAGSTADVRLTAPYEPGVYNLSFDLEGVNARGERVVRSVNYNFAVLDPQGKVGP; from the coding sequence ATGTCCATTCGCCGCCTCTCCGCCTCCGTCCGCTCCAAAGCGCCGCTCGCCTCCGCTGCCGCCCTGCTCGCCCTCAGCGTGCTGCTCGCCGCTCCGGTCCACGCCGCTCCGCCCGCTCCCCAGCTCCACCTGGAAAACGCCGCCGGCCAAGCCGGCAACTGGTACACCGGGGCCGTGCCGCCCCAAGCCTCGACCAAGCCGGTGCTGCTGTTCGTCCAAGGGCTGCACTCCACCGTCGACCGCTGGACGCTCGAGGACAGCTATTACGAGGCCGCCTACAACGCCGGCTACCGCACCGCCTTCGTGCAGCTGAAGGACGCGGACGGCGACGGCGGCAGCATGTGGACCAACGGCGCGCTGCTCGCCTCCGTCATCCGCAAGGTCGCCGCCTACTACAACGTGCCCAAGCTGAACGTCATCGCCCACTCCAAGGGCGGCATCGACACGCAGGCGGCGCTCGTCCATTACGGGGCTGCGCCGTATGTGAACGTCGTCCATCAGCTGTCCACGCCGAACCTCGGCTCCGAGCTCGCCGACATGGCCTACGGCAGCTGGACCTCCTGGCTCGGATCGATCCTCGGCCAGCAGGACGATGCCGTCTACTCGCTGCAGACGTCGTACATGGCGGGCTTCCGCTCGCAGACCGATACGCGTCCGGAGGTTCAGTCGACCCGCACTTACATGTCCGGCGGCATGGGCGACGACGGCGTCTTCACGAGCTACTGGTTCGCGCATGCGGTGCTGCCCGGCGAGGACGACGGCGCCGTCTCGCTGTACTCCGCGCTCGGCCTGCCGTACGGCATCCAGAGCTTCACGAAAAACATCTCTCACAGCGCGATGGCGCGCGCGTCGCAGACGTGGAGCCTCGTGCGGCCGAAGCTCGCGCTCCCGACCGCCTCGCTGGCCGGCGGGCTGCAGGCGTCCGGCGGCGCAGCGGCCGCGGTCGGAAGCGAAGCGATGCCGGAGGCAGCGGAAGCTCAGGCGGCGGCTCAGACGGAAGCTCAGGCGGAAGCTCAGGCGGAAGCTCAGGCGGCGGCTCAGGCGGAAGCTCAGGCGGCGGCTCAGGCGGCGGCTCAGGCGGAAACTCAGGCGGCGGCTCAGGCAGCCGCGAGCCGTCAGCCGGCGGCGGCCGAGCAGGCCGGACTCATCCTGCGCGGCGGGCCGCTGGACGGGGCGGCGGAAGCCTTCTTCCCGCTCGAGAGCGGTCTGGCGTCGATGTCCATCGAGGTCATGACCGCCCAAGCGGGCAGCACGGCGCTGCTGCTGTCTCCATCGGGACAGCTGCACGCCGCAGAGGCCGCGCCTGCGGAATCGGCTGCCGCTGACGTGTTCGCCGGCGCCGTGAGGCGCGTGTTCCGCGTCGAGAAGCCCGAGCCGGGCGAGTGGAAGCTGCAGCTCGGCGGCAGCGGCGACGCCTACTTCGCCCTCGCCCGCCTCGACGGTCCCTCCGGAATGCGGGTCGCAGCGCCGAAGAAGCTTTATCGCCCGGGCGAGCCCTTCGCTTTGTCGGTCGACCTCGGCAAGCCGGTGCAAGGGCTCGTCAAGCAGCCGTCGCTGACCCGCTCGATCCCGGGCCGCTCCGCCGCCTCGCTGCGCACGCTGCCCGACGCCACCGTCGCCGGCTCGACCGCCGATGTCCGGCTGACCGCTCCTTACGAGCCCGGCGTCTACAACCTGTCGTTCGATCTGGAAGGCGTGAACGCTCGCGGCGAGCGGGTCGTGCGCTCGGTCAACTACAACTTCGCCGTACTCGACCCGCAGGGCAAGGTCGGACCGTAA